A single Candidatus Eisenbacteria bacterium DNA region contains:
- a CDS encoding aminotransferase class V-fold PLP-dependent enzyme: VGSPATMAMAGPRYFGFVIGSALPATVAANWLATAWDQNTGFEESVPATSRIEQIALGWLLDVLELPAGTGAGYVTGATMANFTCLAAARHTVLARAGWDVEAKGLFGAPPLTVVVGEEAHPTLTKSLGLLGLGRASALVVPVDSQGRMRADQFPKLQGPAIVCVQIGNVNSGAFDPVHELIPLAKQAGAWVHVDGAFGLWAAASKELRPLVRGASDADSWATDAHKWLNVPYDCGLAFVRDPESLRSAMSITASYMPKPVTRHPADYTPELSRRARGVEVWTALRTLGRSGLAEMLERTCRHARRFAEVLSGAGYEVLNEVVLNQVLVSFGDPETTQRVIAGIKADGTCWCGGTVWQGKTAMRISVCSWATTDADVEKSLEAMLRIARQVRGHLVS; the protein is encoded by the coding sequence GGTCGGCTCGCCGGCGACGATGGCGATGGCCGGTCCGCGGTACTTCGGTTTCGTGATCGGCAGCGCGCTGCCGGCGACGGTCGCCGCCAACTGGCTGGCCACGGCGTGGGATCAGAACACCGGTTTCGAGGAATCCGTGCCCGCCACGTCACGCATCGAGCAGATCGCGCTCGGCTGGCTGCTCGACGTGCTGGAGCTTCCTGCGGGGACCGGCGCCGGCTACGTCACCGGCGCCACGATGGCGAACTTCACCTGCCTGGCGGCCGCGCGTCACACGGTGCTGGCACGCGCCGGCTGGGACGTGGAGGCCAAGGGACTGTTCGGCGCGCCGCCGCTCACGGTGGTGGTGGGCGAGGAAGCCCATCCCACGCTGACCAAGTCGCTCGGTTTGCTCGGGCTCGGGCGTGCGAGCGCGCTCGTGGTGCCCGTCGATTCTCAGGGCCGCATGCGCGCGGACCAGTTTCCGAAGCTTCAGGGCCCCGCGATCGTCTGCGTGCAGATCGGCAACGTGAACTCCGGCGCGTTCGATCCCGTGCACGAGCTGATCCCGCTCGCGAAGCAGGCCGGCGCTTGGGTCCACGTGGACGGCGCCTTCGGATTGTGGGCCGCGGCGTCCAAGGAGCTTCGCCCCCTGGTGCGCGGCGCGTCCGACGCCGACTCGTGGGCGACCGACGCGCACAAGTGGCTCAATGTTCCCTACGACTGCGGACTCGCGTTCGTGCGCGATCCCGAGTCTCTGCGGTCGGCGATGTCGATCACCGCGAGCTACATGCCCAAGCCCGTCACCCGGCATCCCGCCGACTACACTCCCGAGCTTTCGCGCCGGGCACGCGGCGTGGAGGTGTGGACGGCGTTGCGCACGCTGGGACGCTCGGGGCTCGCCGAGATGCTGGAGCGCACCTGCCGGCACGCCCGCCGCTTCGCCGAAGTACTGAGCGGCGCGGGATACGAGGTGCTGAACGAAGTCGTCCTCAACCAGGTCCTGGTCTCGTTCGGCGACCCCGAGACCACGCAGCGTGTGATCGCCGGCATCAAAGCCGACGGCACCTGCTGGTGCGGTGGCACGGTGTGGCAGGGGAAAACGGCGATGCGGATCAGC